A portion of the Paucilactobacillus hokkaidonensis JCM 18461 genome contains these proteins:
- a CDS encoding acetoin reductase yields the protein MAKLAIVTGAGQGIGEGIAYRLAQDGFAIAVADINIKTATAVAQKLNDAGHQAKAYQLDVAHRDEVFDLVKSAVADLGQLSVFVNNAGVAFIDTVIDSDPADIERLFDVNLKGTYWGIQAAATQFKQQGHGGRIVNAASLAGVEASALQSAYSASKFGIRGLTQAAAKELAKDQITVNAYEPGVVRTPLRDEIDRRTAAIHNISIPKQQANVLTEIALGREATPADVAQVVAWFVSPGASYITGQSLLVDGGMHFQ from the coding sequence ATGGCAAAATTAGCAATTGTTACTGGTGCAGGACAAGGAATTGGTGAAGGAATTGCATACCGATTAGCTCAAGATGGGTTTGCAATTGCAGTAGCTGATATCAATATCAAAACGGCAACAGCGGTGGCACAAAAATTAAATGACGCTGGGCATCAGGCAAAGGCCTACCAGCTGGATGTGGCTCATCGAGATGAAGTATTTGATTTGGTTAAGTCGGCTGTGGCTGATCTGGGACAATTAAGTGTATTTGTTAATAATGCTGGTGTGGCGTTTATTGATACGGTGATAGACTCTGATCCTGCAGACATTGAACGATTGTTTGATGTTAACTTGAAGGGAACCTATTGGGGCATTCAGGCAGCTGCGACACAATTTAAACAACAAGGACATGGTGGTCGAATTGTTAATGCGGCTTCATTAGCTGGAGTGGAAGCCTCAGCATTACAAAGTGCCTATTCAGCCTCAAAATTTGGTATTCGTGGTTTAACGCAAGCAGCTGCTAAAGAGTTGGCCAAAGATCAGATTACCGTTAATGCTTATGAACCTGGGGTCGTTCGAACACCACTTAGGGATGAAATCGATCGAAGAACTGCTGCAATTCATAACATCTCGATTCCAAAACAGCAAGCAAACGTACTAACAGAGATTGCGTTAGGTCGGGAAGCAACACCAGCAGATGTCGCACAAGTAGTGGCCTGGTTTGTATCGCCAGGTGCTAGTTATATTACTGGGCAGTCGCTTTTAGTTGATGGCGGAATGCATTTTCAATGA
- a CDS encoding trans-sulfuration enzyme family protein yields the protein MTGFNTKLIHGQNVNDNQTGAVNVPVYNSSTYAYPDVNGKVRWDYARSGNPTREYLEKQIALLEHGANGFAFASGMAAIHAAFAIFKNGDHVLIGDQIYGGTYRLINDYFKTRGLSFTAVNTQDLEAVEAAIQPNTKAIYFEPITNPLLEVTSVKAIAQIAKRHNILTIVDNTFLTPYLQQPLDIGADIVVHSATKYLGGHSDVIAGLVVTKTEELGKQIYFIQNALGGVLSPENANLVRRGIQTLSVRMDRQQENAAKLIEFLSSREEVAKIYYPGIEGSKDHVVAAAECDGFGGVFSFELRDDVNAATFINSLQLIRLAVSLGAVESLAELPYEMSHAELPPEERLAAGITPQLIRISVGIEDADDLINDLEQALTTAIRSNKVHILKQNFG from the coding sequence ATGACAGGATTTAATACGAAATTAATTCATGGACAAAATGTTAACGATAACCAAACTGGAGCAGTGAACGTTCCAGTATATAACTCATCCACATATGCATATCCAGATGTTAACGGAAAGGTACGTTGGGACTACGCTCGCTCGGGTAATCCAACCCGTGAGTATTTAGAAAAGCAAATTGCATTATTGGAACACGGCGCTAATGGGTTTGCATTTGCGTCCGGAATGGCAGCCATTCATGCTGCTTTCGCTATTTTTAAAAATGGCGATCATGTCTTGATCGGCGATCAGATTTATGGTGGGACTTACCGATTAATTAATGATTATTTTAAAACCCGTGGACTCAGCTTTACGGCCGTTAACACGCAGGATCTTGAAGCTGTTGAGGCTGCGATCCAACCAAATACTAAGGCCATTTATTTCGAACCAATCACAAATCCATTGCTTGAAGTCACGAGCGTGAAGGCAATAGCCCAGATTGCAAAACGACATAACATTCTGACAATCGTCGATAATACATTTTTGACACCCTACCTGCAACAACCTCTTGATATCGGTGCCGATATTGTTGTTCATTCGGCAACTAAGTATCTCGGAGGTCATTCCGATGTTATTGCTGGGTTAGTAGTTACCAAAACTGAAGAACTAGGCAAGCAGATTTATTTTATCCAAAATGCGCTAGGCGGAGTATTATCACCGGAAAATGCCAATTTAGTTCGTCGAGGGATCCAAACGTTGTCAGTTCGCATGGATCGGCAACAGGAAAATGCAGCTAAATTAATTGAATTTCTAAGTAGTCGTGAAGAAGTTGCCAAAATTTACTATCCAGGAATTGAAGGTAGTAAGGACCATGTCGTGGCAGCGGCAGAATGTGATGGCTTTGGTGGTGTATTTTCGTTTGAATTACGAGACGATGTGAATGCGGCCACATTTATTAACAGTCTGCAACTGATTCGTTTGGCAGTCAGCCTAGGAGCAGTTGAGAGTTTAGCCGAATTACCATATGAAATGAGTCATGCGGAGTTACCACCTGAGGAACGGTTGGCTGCCGGAATCACACCACAATTGATTCGAATTTCAGTTGGAATTGAAGATGCGGATGATTTGATCAACGATCTTGAACAAGCATTAACGACTGCTATAAGAAGCAATAAAGTGCACATATTAAAGCAAAACTTTGGCTAG